TGGCTTTCAGCCATTGCCAGCGCAGGTTACAGCGCAAAAACCATCATGTACTCCATGCTTGGTGTCTTTATTCTTTCCTCGGTAATTACTGCCGCAGACCGTGAAAAAGCGACACAAGAAAACGTGTTTTCCACCCTCAAATCACAGCCATTTGGCCAAGTGCTACTAGCTATTTTAATAGCGGGATTAGTTAGCTATGCCCTGTGGCGATGGCTTCAAAGTATTTTAAACACCGAATCGCTAGATATGACAAAAGCCAAAGACATTATTATGCGCGTGTTTTTGTTTGTATCAGGAATATTCTATTTCGGCGCTGCGTTTTTAGGCGCAAAAGTGCTAATTGATAGCAACTCTGGCAGTAGTTCAAATAGTGGCGGTGGTTCCAAAGGGGAACAGGTAAGCCATCAACTTTTACAGTATCAATGGGGAACCTATTTAGTTGCTGCTATTGGTGCAGGAGTGCTTATATTTGCTTTTATGCAGTTTAAACATGCTTACAAAGCAGATTTCCTCAAAAAGTTTGAACAAGCAAAGCTAACAGGTCATAAACAGAAAACGACCAAAGTGGTTGGCAGACTAGGCTATTTCGCCCGAGGTGTGGTGTATTTGCTGGTGGGCAGTTTCTTTGTTATATCTGCGGTAAAAAACGACCCTTCTGAGGCGGGAGGGCTGCAACAAGCACTACAAACCCTTACCCAGCAAGCGTTCGGGCTCTACATGTTAGCTGCCATGGGAGTCGGGTTTATCATGTTTGGTGTTTATTGCGGCTTTGAAGCCAGATATCGACGAACCTGAGTTGACTAACAGCGCTAAGAGCGCCCTACACCCCTTTTTTGATCACATACTGATACGGCATTACATCGGTTTGTGATGCCACTAGGGTATGCTCCATAAATCGACAAAAGCTAGGCACATCTCGTGCCGTTGAAGGATCGTCTGCCGTTATCGACAAAGTCTGACCGTCTTCCAGCTTACGTATTTGCAAACGCACCATCATCACCGGCTCAGGGCAACGAAGCCCCAACGCATCTAAATGCGTTGTGGCTTCATCAAAGGCTTGTTGAAATTCAGTCGCCATACTTAAATACCATAGGTTTCACGGTATGTATTTATCGCGTTGATTTCATTAGTCATGTTGTCTTGCTCAGTTAAGTAAGTCACCACATCAGCTAACGTGACAATAGCAATTACTGTAGTACCAAAATCGCGCTCGACTTCTTGAATAGCAGATAATTTACCCTTACCGCGTTCTTGCCTGTCTAGCGCAATAAGCACACCGGATAAACTCGCGTTGTGCTGCTCTATCAAGGACATAGACTCACGAATAGCCGTACCTGCGGTAATTACATCATCCACTAACATGATGCGACCTTCCAGCGGGCTACCTACTAAGTTGCCCCCTTCACCGTGAGTTTTCGCCTCTTTGCGATTAAAGCAATAAGGTACATCACGATGATGACTATCGGCTAAGGCTACCGCTGTCGTTGTGGCAATAGGAATACCTTTATAGGCAGGGCCGAACAATACGTCGAATTCCACTCCAGCATCTACAAGTGCATCGGCATAAAAGCGCCCCAACTTGGCTAAGTCACCGCCAGAGTTAAATAACCCTGCGTTAAAAAAGTACGGGCTTACACGGCCAGACTTTAAGGTAAACTCACCAAATTTAAGTACACCACGTTCAATGGCAAATTCAATAAAACTGCGCTGAAACGCTTTCATGGTAACTCCTTACGCCAGTGCTGCTTTTTGAATATCGAACAATTCACGCAAACCATGCTTAGCAATAGTTAGCATTTCATCAAGCTCTTCAAACGCAAACGGTTCGCCTTCTGCGGTACCTTGTACTTCAATAAGCTTACCGGTTTCTGTCATGACGATATTCATGTCTGTTTCGGCTACTGAATCTTCGGTGTACTCAAGGTCAGCAATAGGCGTACCTTTATAAATACCTACCGACAACGCCGCAATCATGTGCTTAAGAGGGTTGGCTTTCAAAATGCCTTTGCTACGCATATATGTTAACGCATCAACTAAAGCCACACAGGCACCCGTGATAGACGCAGTACGTGTACCGCCGTCAGCTTGAATAACATCACAATCAAGCGTGATCGTGTTTTCGCCTAGTAGTTTCAAATCTACTGCAGCGCGAAGCGAGCGCGCGATAAGGCGTTGAATTTCTAGCGTACGGCCACCTTGTTTACCACGAGCAGCTTCACGACCACTACGAGTATGAGTAGCACGAGGAAGCATGCTGTATTCCGCCGTGATCCAACCTTTGCCCTGGCCTTTCATGAAACGAGGCACGCCTTCTTCAACCGTGGCGTTACACAACACTTTAGTGTTGCCGAACTCCACCAGCACTGAGCCTTCAGCGTGACATGTGTACTGACGAGTAATAGTAACTGGACGAATTTGATTGGCGGTTCTGCCGCTTGGACGCATAGAGTTCTCCACGAGATGAATGCTTATAAAAGAAATAATTCTGGCAAGTAACGCACTTAATAATGGGTAAGTGTTCAGACAAGCCTAAGTTTGGGGCGTAAGTATAACGCACTAATAGCAGCTGTTAAAAACGAACTTTCGCCCTTTTAGCATATCGAACTCTTATCAATGTAGGCTACTATAGTGAATACAAGAAAACCTGCCTGATGATAATGATGACACAATGCGCGACAGCGGGTTGTTTTTGCAGGCTTTCATTTGCAAAAAGTGCAATAAAAGGACTATTTATGATTTACAGCATGACCGCATTCGCGCGGGTTGAAACGAAAAAAGAGTGGGGCTCCGCCGTATGGGAAATACGTTCTGTTAACCAGCGTTTTCTAGAAACTTATTTCCGCTTACCCGAGCAATTCCGCTCTTTAGAGCCAGTACTTCGCGAACGTTTTAGAAAAAAACTGGCCCGCGGGAAAGTAGAGTGCGCGTTACGTTTCACCGCCAACGATGCTGCTGTAACCACACTTAGCCTTAACGAAGCGTTGGCTAAACAAGTACTTCAAGCCGCCGACTGGGTACAAGCTCATGGACAATCTACCGGTGTAAACCCGCTAGACGTATTGCGCTGGCCTGGTGTGATTGCTGCCGAAGAAGCCGACATGGATACCATTCATGGCGATGTTATGGCTGCGTTCGACCAAGCACTTAACGATTTTATAAGCGCACGTGCCACCGAAGGCGAAGCGTTGAAAGGCATGATTACTCAGCGCTTAGACGCCATTGAAATAGAAGCCGAGAAAGTCACCGCCCGTATGCCTGAAATTATGGTGTGGCAGCGCGAAAAAGTACAAGCTCGCTTCGAAGAAGCAAAAATTGAGCTAGACGCAGGCCGCTTCGAACAAGAAATGATTATGCTTGCGCAAAAAGTGGATGTTGCCGAAGAGTTAGACCGATTAAACGCTCATGTAATAGAAACCCGCAACATTCTTAAAAAGGGCGGGGCAGTTGGCCGCCGTTTAGATTTTATGATGCAGGAATTTAACCGCGAGTCGAACACGCTTGGTTCAAAATCAATTAATACTGATATCACCCAATCGGCGGTTGAACTTAAGGTGCTGATTGAGCAGATGCGTGAGCAGATTCAAAACATCGAATAGTTTTTTTACCCGTCCAAGAATGTCTTAGAAGCCCTGTTATTTGCTTGTAAATACAGGGCTTTTTTATTTTCCCCGTCCAAATCGGTTTGCAGATGTCCGTTACCAGCTGCTGTTTAAGTGGTGGGCAAAATGGTGGGCAAGACCTGTTTTTTTGACTCAATAAGCAAAAAGTCAAGGTATCTGGTGAGCAGATTTTTACATCTATCTCACCACCGCCTTATGCCATCCCCACTTATCGTGCTGCTTGCAGATTGTTCAATCACTCAACTATCGAACCAATCGATAAACAAACAGTGGTGGGCAATGGTGAGCAAATTTTAACGATTTCTTAGGAATATAGAGTAACAAACGATGGCAAAACTAACCGCAACTCAGGTGCAATCTTATGCTCGCACCGCAGCAGCAAACAAAAAATACAGTGATGGTAATGGCCTATATTTTTGCGTAAGAAAATCTGGCATGCCGTATTGGATGCTAAGGTATACCAGCCTAAACGGACGACGAGAAGCCACGCTCGGTCAATATCCAAGCATGACCTTAGCAGAGGCTCGACTTGAATCGTCTAAAATGCAGCTACAACTTCAGCAAGGTGAAGATCCATTAGCAATTCGCGCTATTGAAACCATCCCAGAGATCCAAAATATCAGCCAGCTGTTTCAAGACTGGTATGCCAAAGACTTAAGTCGCCGATTAAAGCACCCGAATATACCCAAACGTGTTTTTACCAAAGAAATTGCACCCGTGATTGGTCAACTCCCTATCCAAGCAGTGCGGCCAACACATGTGCGCGAAGTATTAGAGCGCATTCGAGAAAGTAACCGCCCTACCATCGCCAACGATACCTTGATGTACATGAAGCAGCTGTTTCGACATGCGATAAAGCTCGACTTAACGCTGAACAACCCCGCCGCAGCATTTACCGTGGACGATGCCGGTGGTGTGGAGTCCAGTAAAGACAGGATGCTCAGCAAAGAGGAAATTCACTACGCCTTTAGCGTGTTTCATACCCATATCAATAGCTTTGGCCGCGACAACTACCTCGCTTGCTGCCTGTTTTTGGTATTGGGCGTGCGCAAAAGCGAACTGTGCGAAGCCATGTGGCGTGAAATGGATTTAACCACGGGCGTATGGGACCTACCCAAGGAACGAAGTAAAACTGGCGTGCCAATCAGCATTCCCTTACCACGCCAAGCCATTGCCTGGTTTAACGAGTTGCAAATCCGCGCTTGTGGCTCACCTTATGTTTTCCCAGCCAGACGAGCAAGCCATCGTCCACATATGGGGCCAGATACGCTAAACCGCGCCATTTCTAAACTCTTTGGTCGCGAGCCTGGGCGCAAAAAACAGCCACCGAATAAAACGGGCAAGCTTGAACACTTCACCGTACACGATCTGCGCCGCACCTTTCGCAGCCTTGCCGCCTCTTTGGGCATTGCAGGCAATGTGGCCGAACGCTGTCTTAACCATAAGCTAAAAGGCGTTGAGGGTATCTACGACCGCCACGATTACTTTGAAGAGCGCCGTATTGCCCATCAAACCGTGGCTGATGTGATCGAACCACTGGTGAACTTTGAGCCCGCTTCACAACACAAAATAGGAGGGCGTTAACATGCAATTTATGATGCGACTCGCCCCCATTACCTTTCCAATAGCCATGCTGGCAGGCCTTGGTTGGTGTATTGGCATTGCCTTACTCGAACAATCTCATGGCGTAGGCTACGCACTTACCCGGCATTGCCTGATGGTATTCGTGGTACTCGCTCCTTGGCTGACGTTAAAACTCACGTTCTACGTGATTGTCAGCCTAGGACGTAAACTAGGACTCATCCCGCCTGCACGCCCAACGTACAGCTTGGGTTATGAAGAATCACTCTATTGGTTCAGAGTATTGGCCTTCTTCGATGGCAAACGCAGCCGCATGCCGAAAAGGCCCATCAGGCGAAACTAACAAGCCCTAATTTGCTTACTTACTGTGGGCATTTGGGACAGTGGGGCAACACTTGATACCGCAAGCTTTAGAAGGTGAATAAGAGGGATTTGAACCGCCCCAAGGAATGGGGCAATCGGGGATGCGGTAACAACTCCTAACCGCATCAAGAATACCAAACTTGCAAAAGTCCCAATATGGGACTAACATCTATTTATGAGAATTATCGCACTATCAACCTTAAAAACATTTTGGGAAGACAGCCCAGAATACATTGACGCGAAAGAGCCAACGTTAGCGTGGTATAGGCATGCATTAAACGCTGATTGGGGATCACCGTCGGATGTGAAACAGGACTTTAGAAATGCCAGCATCCTCAAAGATGGGCGTGTCGTGTTTAACATTGCCGGTAATAAATACCGATTAGTCGTTTGGATCAATTATGCCTACAAGGTGGTTTACATACGGTTTATCGGCAGTCATGCACAATACGATAAAATTGATGTGCAAACGATTTAAAGCCAAGAGGTAGTAACAAGAGGTAAATATAATGGACATTAGACCTATTAAAACAGATGCCGACTACCGCGCGGCATTAAACGACATCGAAAACCTAATGATGGCGGAGCCAGATACCATTGAAGGCGAAAAGCTGGACATTTTGGTTACGTTAGTCGAGGCCTACGAAGCAAAGCATTTTCCAATGGATTTGCCAGACCCTGTTGAGGCAATAAAGTTTGAGATGGAGCGCAAAGGCTTAACGGTTAAAGATCTTGAACCCATGATAGGTAAAAGCAATCGTGTTTATGAAATCCTAAACCATAAGCGATCACTCACGCTAAAAATGATTTGGAAACTTCATGAAGGGTTAGGTATTCCAGCAGAGTCACTGATCAAGCCACCGCAAGTTCGCGCTTCATAGCGCTGCGAATCAAAATTAGTTTGTTATGAATGACGCTCGCTACCCAAACATTTCTGCTATTGATAACAGGCTAGCTGAGCTTGAAAACGAAAAGCAGCAGCTTCTCGCATTAAGAGAGGCTTTGCGTAGCGCTCAAAACGAGCGTTCACCCGTTAGTCCTTACAGAGCGCAGAGTACATACACTCACGACTTACCGAGATGGGTATAAGCACTGTCGTACTCAAAGGCGCCATGAAAGCTGCCGAACGCAAGAATGCTGTCAATCATCTGCAATCGGCTCAAGTCGTCGTCGCAACAGGAAAATATGTAGGCGAAGGATTTGACCTACCAAGACTGGATACGTTGTTTTTGGCTATGCCAATCGCATGGAAAGGTACATTGGCTCAATATGCCGGTCGTATTCATCGTGAATCGGAAGGCAAAACACAAGTCACCATTCACGACTATGTGGACTTCGCTCTCCCTATGCTGCAACGCATGTTTAAAAAACGCGAGAAAAGTTACAAGGCTATGGGGTACGCCCTCGAGTACTTTGAGGGTAACAGTGACAAGCAACCTTCACTCAAGTTGGAAGACACCTCTCCATCAAATCCCAAGTTAAATTAGCAAGCCGCTCTTCGTTCAACACTTCCCCATGCCTTTCCCCCCATACGCCAAAACCACTATCCGTTTGGCTTTTGGATCGAAACGCCAAACAGGGAAATTAGCCCATTTACTGTTTGGCTTCTCGATTGAAATCCAACGCTGGTAGGCCTTGCCATTACTGGATCAAAGCAAGGTTTGGTACTTTTTGTACCCTAAACCAACCTCGGCATCAAAGTACAAACCGTTTGATTTTTTAAACCCAGAATGCAAACGATCGTTTGGCGTCTCGATTTTTTTGCACTTGGCGAACACAGCCAAACAGCACCGTATTGGACTATGTATATCAAACAGTTAGCCGCGCACAGGTCATCATAAAAAGCCGATTTGACTGGTTAGTTTGATGGCTATTTCTTTCATCTAATTCACCAACGCGTCTGCACCCGACCACTGAAAATAGACGGCATGACGAACCAACAAGGTGAAAAGTGACGTGTTATGGGCAAGTGGTAACGATTGGGATAGAGAATGGATACAGCGGGTGGTCGCTTTACTGGTTGGGCATGGCGCGTTTACTCTCTACCCGGCACTAAGCCAGTGCGAGAATGCAGCCGAACGCTTAACCCGCTGGCTGACCTATCAGTTACCACGCGTTAAACAAGTGACCCCAGGCTGCCCCATTCACCAATGGCTAAATAGCATTGGCGCACAAGTGATCGTAGAAAAATGGCAGAGCCCCGAGCAATGGCCAAACCTGTATTGGCTACCTTTACCTGAGGTTGATGGCCACGCGCAAGGCGGGTTAGTTGTGTTACCAGCGCATTTGTTACCGACATCCAACACATTACAACTTAATACTCCCGCCAACGCCCGTATCTTTTGGTGCATTACGCCTTTATCTAAAACAGGAAAGCGCGCTACCTTACACCCCAAACAGCAAAACTGCGCCTTTTGCCTGCCCAGTTCGCCGGAGCAAATGGGCAAATCATGCACGGGGTTATTACTGAGAGGTTTGAGAAAAGAAAGCCAAAAACGAAACAGCAACGTGATCAGCCATCAGATAAACCTAGCACTGCTGCACCACCTTTGTGGGCCGGAGAATGATGTGTGGATTACGAGCAAATGCTTTGGTAACGAGAACGAAACTCAACAACAAGGCTAAATAACTTGATATTTGTTATGAAGAAAACCACAATTTGACACAAGCACTTTAAAGCTGGTTGAGCCTTTACCTAGTGTTTTGGCTCGTGGCTGCGCCTCAGTCGCCGTTAAGACTGGGGCTTATCTCTTAACCCCAGAAACGAGTAACCCCTCACAGGGCGCTGATCTAACGGGTAGCGGGAGGGGTATTGTTGGTGCGATTTTAATATTAACAATGCAAAATGGCCATCCATTCGTACCATCTCGTGATGATCCACGAAATGGTTAGTAATCTTTAGCTGCTTGATTATATGGCCATTAGTAATTAACTATTTTTTCCTGAAATTACCTGGTACCGACATAAATGTCGGTACCATCCTCTATAATAAGAACGACTTTTTAAGCTTCACCTGAAAGCCGTTTCCATACTTTCAAATAGTCTTCGCCGGACAGCGAGGAATTATCAGGTTTCAAACGCGCCCAATCATCCGGTTTCAAAGACTTCAGATATTCGCTGGCTTTTCGAGGTGACAGAGTATTTTCTGCACCGACTTCAGTTCGAGCCTTAAAGTCTTCACCGGCACGTTCAGCAATACTACGCGGAACGCTGTTCATCCGCATCAACACGCCTTCTTCGGTTTTCACACCATGGTAAAGCATCGCTGGGAGGTTATTTAATCTGCGCTTTTCTTCGTCTGTCATGGCTTCAAAATCAAGCCCTGAAGTTGGCATTTTGCTTAATGCCGACAACCCCCAAGCGCCATTATTGGCCAAATCTCTATAAACCGCTCTGCAAGCTTTAGATATTTGATCTGTAAGGCTATCACCTTCAAAGTAAGTCTTCGCTATAGATTCAATGGAGCTACCTGTTACCCAAGCCTGGGTAATATCAGCAAGTTTACGATGACTATTCCCCTGTCCTTTACTGATCTCTCGTAAACTTTCTTGTAACTGCGGAACCCGCAGCATAATCCCCATCAAGCTTGGCAGCACAGACTTCGATTTATCGCCAAATAGACTCGAAGGCTCCCAATCTGCAAGCGTTAACTTGTTTTCAAGGTTATTCAAATCCAATAAAGTTGAACGAACGCCCTCTGGAGAGAAGCCTGTAACATCAGCAAGAGAAGCATTTTCTGGATGCTCAGCTAACTTTCTAACATACCCTTTGGTAGCCTCAAGAAGCGCATCAGCTTTCTCTTGCGAGGCTTTATCAGCTTTAGCGCGAAGAGAACCAAACCCGTAGGTATTTCGCAGTAATTGTTCAGCTTCACCAATTACAGCGTCCAAGTTACGTTTTTCATTCCATAAATGAGCGATATAGCTTCTGAAGTCTGCCCATTGTTCTTGCTGCATAACCCAAGATAAGTTTGCTAATTCCCCCGCGGCTTGAAGATCATCCAGCATTCCTTCCAGGCGGGAAACTAACGATGCAGTTGCATCACTAACATATTTCCGGATCTCATTCGGCTGTGCACCTGCTGCAATACCGATAACGCCGACGCTATCATGGCCGATACGCCCAGCCCGACCCGCTAGGTTCCAAAATGCCCGATGCGACATTTCATTGCCGTAAGGCAATTTTCTCGTCGCAAGAAAAACAGATGAAACAGGGAAGTTAAGCCCTTGTGCTATGGTTGTCGTTGCGCACATCACTCGAATATGGCCAGCTTCTGTAAGCCACTCAATTAATGAAAGCGCCTCAGCGGGTAAGCCTGCATGATGCACAACAACACCTTTTGACAGCATATCAATTAGCTCAAAGTCCTCACTAATCTCAGCCGCTAGAAAACGCTGAACCAGTTTAATGTCTTCATGCACCGAAACTAAAGGTTCAAGCTCTGCGGCAACTTTACGAGCAATACTCCAAGCATCTGGAATCGTCTGCGCTACAGCAATACTGGTACCACGCTTAGAGAAAACCTTAGCCATAGCAACAGCCTGTGTTGCGAGCCCTTTAGCGCTAGAGTACGTCAGTTTTTGCAGAGGGCGGTTACCATCTACATTGTGGATTCCTTTAAGGTGAATCGTCCGTTGAGTAGTCGTCAACGTTTCAAAACTTAAATTCCAATCACCACGTTTTTCACCTTTATGAATATCAAATAAGCCAACAATTCTCTCATTCGGTTGCCAAGCAGAGGTGCCCAAGCTGATGCTTCGGCCACGATCAGCGGCTAGCCATTGAGCTAAATCGTTAGCATTCGGCACAAATGGCATCAATAGTAAGAAGTTTGCCCGAGGTGATTCTTGCTTAATCGTTGCAAGCAGAAGTTCAATGCGCAAGCCACGAGACTCATCTTCAATATTATGAGCTTCATCCATTACAACCAGAGCCAATGGGCGCGCGACTTTTTTGTTTCTCATCACCAATTGAAGTTTCTCAGGTGTTGCAACCAAAACCTGAAAAGCACGTGCTTCACCCAAAAGCGCTTCTTCAAAAGCATCGACTTCAATCGCGCCAGTTAACGGCTCAACTTGAATACCTAATGGGCCAAAATCTTCACGTAATCGTCGGGTAATTTGCGAAACCAAAGCGCGAGTTGGCGCAACATAGGCCACCCAACCATCATCCTGATCAAACTGATTCAGCGCTTGCAACATGCGGAACTGTGCCAGCGCGGTTTTACCGCCGGATGTAGGCAAATCAACAATTACCGCTCTACTGGCTTGGTCGAGTAAACCTTGCTCTTGCAGTGCAGCGCGTTGCGGCGGTAACAGTTCAAATAAGCTCTTGTGCTTAGTCACATGGGAAACAAAGCGTGTCACACGGGAGTTAACCGTATGCGCCACCCACCATAAAGAGCCAGCGACCATTTTTCGGCTTGCGACATGTAACCAGCGTAAAATCATTTCGAGCTGCGGGTCTTTAGAGGCTTGTGCCGCTTTTTGCGCCGCTTCAAAATGCTGATCTAATTGTGCATCGATCGCTACCGGTTCGCCTTGCAGCATGTACACAGCCAAACGCTCTGTTGCTTTGGCCCAGTGATAAAGCGCCACTAAACGCATGGCGATGCTTTGCGCCTCTGCACCTTGGGTTTGTTCTAGTAACGCTTTTTCGTAGTTTGCTTGATCGTTTCGTAAACCAAGCACAATCTCTGAAATCTGATCTAAGTCATCCCAGCGGTTTTTACGTAGTAGTCGTAACCAACAATCAAAAATTCGGTAAAGCAGACGCTTATCCCAAGTAACACCTGCCACACTGGGTACTGCTAATGTACTGTTCTGCTCTTCAAACCATCGACGTAAATCGGTCCAGCGATCAGCGCAGTAGGCCAAACCCGATACATGCAAAACATGAAACAAGCGCGCCTCATTGTCACTCGGTACGGGTAATACACGATAAAGCCCGAACGCTCGAAACGCGCCAGCTTGTGCAAGCTCACGAATATTTTTATTGTCCTGATTGGCTACAGGGTGCAACAAAGCGCCAATGCCTTCGATCGCGGCCAACTCATACGCTGTTGCTACTTGCTCTAACAAGTCGCTGTCAAACTCCGTTGCCGCATGTTCGAGTAGATTACCCAGCGCCACATCAACCAAGCGCCGTTCCGCCATTTGCATAGCTGTATCACGCCGCTCAGCGCTAATGGACTGAACAGCCCAATGCTGATCTACCTGTAGTAAGTGCTCTTGTGAAAGCGTCATGACGCCTCCTGCATAGCCGCTTGAGCACGAGCAGACAGCGTACCAATCATGTTTAGGGGAAGGTATAAAGCGTACATTTCAATATCAGTTTGCACTGGACAATCGGCCGCCAGTGCTTTTGCTCGGCCAGCAATATCAGAAGCGCTTGGGGCAATATCGCGCACCAAAACACCATAAACAGCAACGTCCGTTGTGTTCGAGCTCAAATAGCGTTTGGCAGCGCTTTTAAACATCGGTTCCCATGGTGCTCGCACCGCATGGAGCCCTAAATAACGTAAGAGAGCATCTTTTACTTGGCGATTATCTCGTAGCCCAAACAATTGGGTACCCAAGCTGGTCATCACGCTTGGCGGCGCTTTATTCTCTTCAGACGTTTTTACTTCACCAAACGCAAAACGGTAGGGAAGCTCAGCATCGTTTACAGGTTGAAATCCAGTCAAATCGCACCCTGCTGGGCTATCGTTCGGGTTTTTAAGATCACGCCCTGTGGGCCACGGAAACACGCAATTGCCTTTATCTGCCACAAAGGCTTCGGCAATCGCTTCGCCCACTCGCCAATTATCAGGCACGGTTTCATCGATCAGCGCTTGGCGTAAACCCTCTTGCTCAAACTCCGTGCTCACGACACTGCCAAGTAACTCCTGGAGCTCATCATTGCCTGCGGTATCTTGCAAAATATGCTTTACGGGGCCAGCTAAAATCTCGCTCACTTGCTCGTCCTGATAAGACAAGCCATGAGCAATAACAGGCTGGGTGCCAGCATCATAAGCAAGCGTCGGTGCAGGCATAGACATTAAACCAATTCTCCCTTAAAGGCTTTATCTAAAATTGAAGGCATCAGGGCCTCTAGCTCAGTTGCATTTTCTGATTGAGCTTGTTTAATTTTTTCAACATAGTTTTGTAATTGATTAAACCAAAGCTGTTTATCGTAATCTGGTACAGGTACCTTAATTTTCTCTAATCTTTTCATCGCCAAGGTTCGGTTTCGGTCTGCACTACCAGGCGAAGCTGCCTGTACTTGCTCAATACCCTCTTGAGTCAGAAGATAAAACGCCAGAAAGTTTGCAGTTGTTACCCCTTCAGCAGGTACACATGTGATATACCTGTGCGATCCCACTCGACCGTGATCATTGTCTCCAGCAGCAGCAATAGCGCCTTCCCAAGCCTTAATATTACTTAAAACCAGATCACCAGAATGGACGGTATACAGCTTTTGCCAATCAAGTTCCGCACCAATTAATGTCGGCTTATGGAAAATACCTTTGCCAAAAGACCGAGCACCCAGTTCTGGATACTCACCATCAACTGTAATTTCAATTTGTCTTCTAACAATCGGAGCCACTTCCGATATCGGCTTATAAACTGCGCCTTCAATAATTTTATGGAAGGCACTACTCAGCATTGCTTGCGCATCAGCCAACACTGTAGATCTCAAATCAATAAAAGCGCTTCTTTTTTGCTCCAATAGCTGGAT
The nucleotide sequence above comes from Alteromonas naphthalenivorans. Encoded proteins:
- a CDS encoding restriction endonuclease subunit S codes for the protein MIGDFALPIRRYEPVESGQVYRMLGMRSKIGGPFIRETKSGSEISAAKLNKVKAGDFIYSRLFAWQGSFGLVPEVMDGCYVSNEFPLYELDTSKVIPEYLVYWFGLPHVQKMVEADCSGSTPGTRNRFKEIFFERLDIELPSIEQQKSIVKSIQLLEQKRSAFIDLRSTVLADAQAMLSSAFHKIIEGAVYKPISEVAPIVRRQIEITVDGEYPELGARSFGKGIFHKPTLIGAELDWQKLYTVHSGDLVLSNIKAWEGAIAAAGDNDHGRVGSHRYITCVPAEGVTTANFLAFYLLTQEGIEQVQAASPGSADRNRTLAMKRLEKIKVPVPDYDKQLWFNQLQNYVEKIKQAQSENATELEALMPSILDKAFKGELV
- a CDS encoding DEAD/DEAH box helicase, encoding MTLSQEHLLQVDQHWAVQSISAERRDTAMQMAERRLVDVALGNLLEHAATEFDSDLLEQVATAYELAAIEGIGALLHPVANQDNKNIRELAQAGAFRAFGLYRVLPVPSDNEARLFHVLHVSGLAYCADRWTDLRRWFEEQNSTLAVPSVAGVTWDKRLLYRIFDCWLRLLRKNRWDDLDQISEIVLGLRNDQANYEKALLEQTQGAEAQSIAMRLVALYHWAKATERLAVYMLQGEPVAIDAQLDQHFEAAQKAAQASKDPQLEMILRWLHVASRKMVAGSLWWVAHTVNSRVTRFVSHVTKHKSLFELLPPQRAALQEQGLLDQASRAVIVDLPTSGGKTALAQFRMLQALNQFDQDDGWVAYVAPTRALVSQITRRLREDFGPLGIQVEPLTGAIEVDAFEEALLGEARAFQVLVATPEKLQLVMRNKKVARPLALVVMDEAHNIEDESRGLRIELLLATIKQESPRANFLLLMPFVPNANDLAQWLAADRGRSISLGTSAWQPNERIVGLFDIHKGEKRGDWNLSFETLTTTQRTIHLKGIHNVDGNRPLQKLTYSSAKGLATQAVAMAKVFSKRGTSIAVAQTIPDAWSIARKVAAELEPLVSVHEDIKLVQRFLAAEISEDFELIDMLSKGVVVHHAGLPAEALSLIEWLTEAGHIRVMCATTTIAQGLNFPVSSVFLATRKLPYGNEMSHRAFWNLAGRAGRIGHDSVGVIGIAAGAQPNEIRKYVSDATASLVSRLEGMLDDLQAAGELANLSWVMQQEQWADFRSYIAHLWNEKRNLDAVIGEAEQLLRNTYGFGSLRAKADKASQEKADALLEATKGYVRKLAEHPENASLADVTGFSPEGVRSTLLDLNNLENKLTLADWEPSSLFGDKSKSVLPSLMGIMLRVPQLQESLREISKGQGNSHRKLADITQAWVTGSSIESIAKTYFEGDSLTDQISKACRAVYRDLANNGAWGLSALSKMPTSGLDFEAMTDEEKRRLNNLPAMLYHGVKTEEGVLMRMNSVPRSIAERAGEDFKARTEVGAENTLSPRKASEYLKSLKPDDWARLKPDNSSLSGEDYLKVWKRLSGEA